A region of Pyxidicoccus parkwaysis DNA encodes the following proteins:
- a CDS encoding hemerythrin domain-containing protein, whose amino-acid sequence MDAIALLKADHKTVEQLFRKFEKAGSHAHKLKRKLVDQMVHELSVHASIEEQVFYPAVRTRAAELGSQVLNSLEEHHVVKLVLAELDTMPPEAERFDAKVHVLMDTVRAHVLEEEGELFPVVKKAFRPQELRTMGDVLEMAKKAAPTRPHPLAPDTPPANIVAGAVSAVMDIGRDALRAARRKATTKVRSVAGFGPSPKEEPRPTTYESAGDAATH is encoded by the coding sequence ATGGATGCCATCGCGTTGCTGAAGGCGGACCACAAGACGGTGGAGCAGCTCTTCCGGAAGTTCGAGAAGGCGGGCTCCCACGCGCACAAGCTGAAGCGGAAGCTGGTGGACCAGATGGTGCACGAGCTGTCCGTGCACGCGTCCATCGAGGAGCAGGTCTTCTACCCGGCGGTGCGCACGCGCGCCGCGGAGCTGGGCAGCCAGGTGCTCAACTCGCTGGAGGAGCACCACGTGGTGAAGCTGGTGCTCGCGGAGCTGGACACGATGCCGCCCGAGGCGGAGCGCTTCGACGCGAAGGTGCACGTGCTGATGGACACCGTGCGTGCGCACGTGCTGGAGGAAGAGGGCGAGCTCTTCCCGGTGGTGAAGAAGGCCTTCCGTCCGCAGGAGCTGCGGACGATGGGGGACGTGCTGGAGATGGCGAAGAAGGCGGCGCCCACGCGGCCGCACCCGCTGGCGCCGGACACGCCGCCGGCTAACATCGTGGCGGGCGCGGTGTCGGCGGTGATGGACATCGGCCGGGACGCGCTGCGCGCCGCGCGCCGCAAGGCCACGACGAAGGTCCGCTCGGTGGCTGGCTTCGGTCCGAGCCCGAAGGAAGAGCCCCGCCCGACGACGTACGAGTCGGCCGGCGACGCGGCAACCCACTGA
- a CDS encoding SIMPL domain-containing protein has protein sequence MLHTRPVRSLFLTALLLTGFVASAQPEPVPQPRPPVSAGLRTIRVEGTGEVKAQPDEAFIDLAVDTVAPNAKAASEQNAKKMEKVIAALTSAGIAKRDIQTRNYAVYPDYAPPAPNEQEPKLRGYRVSNVVSVHVTELSRVGSLLDQALAAGANRVDQVRFGLSRQDTVQGEALRQAVARARKSAEVLAAALNVKLGAVLDANTVTEPPMLYPARMAMAEMAADGRGTTTPIQPEEQTVQAKVTLIFVIEPVK, from the coding sequence ATGCTCCATACCCGACCTGTCCGTTCCCTCTTTCTCACCGCGCTGCTGCTCACCGGCTTCGTGGCCTCCGCGCAGCCCGAGCCCGTGCCCCAGCCGCGCCCGCCCGTGAGCGCTGGACTGCGGACGATTCGCGTGGAGGGCACGGGCGAGGTGAAGGCCCAACCGGACGAGGCCTTCATCGACCTCGCGGTGGACACGGTGGCGCCCAACGCGAAGGCGGCGAGCGAGCAGAACGCGAAGAAGATGGAGAAGGTGATTGCGGCGCTGACGTCCGCGGGCATCGCGAAGCGCGACATCCAGACGCGCAACTACGCGGTGTATCCGGACTACGCGCCGCCCGCGCCCAACGAGCAGGAGCCCAAGCTGCGCGGCTACCGCGTGAGCAACGTCGTCAGCGTGCACGTGACGGAATTGTCCCGCGTGGGCAGCCTGCTGGACCAGGCGCTCGCCGCGGGAGCGAACCGGGTGGACCAGGTGCGCTTCGGGCTGAGCCGCCAGGACACGGTGCAGGGCGAGGCGCTGCGGCAGGCGGTGGCTCGCGCTCGCAAGTCGGCGGAGGTGCTGGCGGCGGCGCTGAACGTGAAGCTGGGCGCGGTGCTGGACGCGAACACGGTGACGGAGCCCCCGATGCTGTACCCCGCGCGGATGGCGATGGCGGAGATGGCAGCGGACGGCCGCGGCACCACGACGCCCATCCAGCCGGAGGAGCAGACGGTGCAGGCGAAGGTGACGCTCATCTTCGTCATCGAGCCCGTGAAGTAG
- a CDS encoding putative Ig domain-containing protein, translating to MRSSRALPLLLSLLLTACPGSSPVTPLVPLTDAGSDSRDGGGSSLTLTTESLPAATVSKPYRASLAASGGSPAYSWQLVQGTLPSGLTLSNSGEIAGTPSAPGSSSFTVEVRDSSSQSARKTLSLEVIGSGFDITTASLPDAYLGNEYTTVLTASGGTPPYVWVLASGTLPSGVRLGSDGHFGGAPVGSGAFSVTLSIQDASGLSVQRDFSLSVFAPPSIAGATLDLGVVGAAYSASLSASGGRAPLSLRIASGSLPEGLRLEGSSIVGTPSAASTASFTVEVQDANSHTASASFQLTVRGVITVTPTTLPGAYTDAPYSKGLTAAGGQPPYTWVLTQGSLPSGLRLLSSGAIEGTASTSGTSSFTVRVTDSAGDTDTRAVSLTVYAPPTVTTSSLADGYVGTSYAANLTVSGGASPQSWSVDSGALPQGLALTSSSGAITGIPSGSTGTSSVTFRVTDGSGRTATRALSVTVYRVPSLSGPSLQLEGYASESFSATYVASDGKPPYTFSTQNPLPSWLTLTSSGKLQGTPSSAGTTSGQVRISDVNGRTGSRDFSLTTYLLPTVTTSSLPEGRGGQSYSASLLASGGKGQLTWSIASGSLPMGLDLTSTGSISGIPTSGTSSFTARVTDVNGRFAERSFTLTVYLPPLVTTTSLPDAVKSQPYSTTLTATNGRAPLTWSFTGSLPAGLSLSSSGILSGTPTSTGSSSFSVTVKDADGVTDSRSLSLTVRATSSLLTVGQWNIEWFGAPNQGPPNSTSDGGVTDDLQVSYAREVLGDAGVNVWGLVEMVDTADFATIKAQLPGYSGFLANDVSYVPGGSSWYSAGEQKPGVLYDSSLTYHSAQLILTSQAADFGGRPPLRVDFTVRVNGSDVPLTVIVLHMKAFDDEVSYGQRQRAGTALKSYLDTVMPTDRVLVIGDWNDDVDRSITRVDGGYLASPFEPFVLDSSHYTFITQPLSLAGERTTVEYRDAIDHTLATNEMAANYLSGTVRVLRPDVWIPDYVNTVSDHYPVISRYDLGGGGSPPSEPVLFLNEVLANEPSIDGGVGDPHYEFIEVLNVGATSADLSGWSLWDSAVMRHVFPSGTSLAPGRAFVVYGGPRAFPAGAPNTQAASTGQLGLNNDGDTASLRAPDGGIVDLVSYTSTVDNVSINRAPDGVPDAGFVLHNTLNPGLGSSAGRRADGGAF from the coding sequence ATGCGGTCGTCCCGCGCCCTGCCGTTGCTGCTGTCCCTGCTGCTCACCGCGTGTCCGGGCTCCTCGCCCGTCACTCCGCTCGTGCCGCTCACGGACGCGGGTTCCGACTCTCGTGACGGTGGCGGTTCCTCCCTCACGCTCACCACCGAATCGCTCCCGGCTGCCACTGTCTCCAAGCCCTACCGTGCGTCCCTCGCCGCCTCCGGCGGCTCGCCCGCGTACTCGTGGCAGCTCGTCCAGGGCACCCTGCCCTCCGGACTGACGCTCTCCAACTCGGGAGAAATCGCGGGCACTCCCTCCGCTCCGGGCTCCTCGTCATTCACTGTCGAGGTGCGGGACTCCTCCAGCCAGTCCGCTCGGAAGACGCTAAGCCTGGAAGTCATCGGGTCTGGCTTTGACATCACCACGGCGTCACTTCCGGATGCGTATCTCGGCAATGAGTACACGACGGTGCTCACCGCCTCCGGCGGCACGCCACCGTATGTCTGGGTCCTTGCCAGCGGCACCCTGCCCTCGGGCGTACGGCTCGGCTCCGATGGCCACTTCGGGGGCGCTCCCGTGGGCTCCGGCGCCTTCTCCGTCACCCTCAGCATCCAGGATGCCTCCGGCCTCTCCGTCCAGCGCGACTTCTCGCTGTCTGTCTTCGCCCCGCCTTCTATCGCCGGTGCCACGCTCGACCTCGGTGTTGTCGGCGCTGCCTACTCCGCCTCCCTGAGCGCAAGCGGCGGCCGGGCTCCGCTGTCCTTGCGCATCGCCTCGGGCTCGCTTCCGGAGGGGCTCCGGCTGGAGGGAAGCTCCATCGTCGGCACTCCCTCTGCCGCGAGCACCGCGTCCTTCACCGTCGAGGTCCAGGACGCCAACAGCCACACCGCCTCCGCCTCCTTCCAGCTCACCGTTCGCGGCGTCATCACCGTCACCCCCACCACCCTTCCTGGCGCGTACACCGATGCCCCCTACTCGAAGGGCCTCACCGCCGCGGGCGGGCAGCCTCCGTACACGTGGGTCCTCACGCAGGGCTCGCTGCCCTCGGGACTGAGACTCCTCTCCTCGGGCGCCATCGAGGGCACGGCCTCCACCTCCGGCACCTCCTCGTTCACCGTCCGCGTCACCGACTCGGCCGGTGACACGGATACGCGCGCGGTCTCCCTCACCGTCTACGCACCTCCCACGGTGACGACCAGCTCGCTCGCGGATGGCTATGTGGGCACCTCGTATGCCGCCAACCTCACGGTCTCCGGAGGAGCCTCGCCCCAATCCTGGTCCGTCGACTCGGGGGCTCTTCCTCAGGGGCTCGCCCTCACGTCTAGCAGCGGCGCCATCACCGGGATTCCCTCCGGGAGCACCGGCACCTCCTCCGTCACCTTCCGCGTCACCGATGGCAGCGGGCGCACCGCCACGCGCGCGCTGTCCGTCACCGTGTACCGGGTTCCGTCCCTCTCGGGCCCGTCCCTCCAGCTCGAGGGCTATGCCTCCGAGTCCTTCAGCGCCACGTATGTCGCCTCCGACGGAAAGCCGCCGTACACCTTCTCCACGCAGAATCCCCTGCCCTCGTGGCTGACGCTCACCAGCAGCGGCAAGCTCCAGGGCACTCCCAGCTCGGCGGGCACCACCTCGGGACAGGTCCGCATCTCCGACGTCAATGGACGCACCGGCTCGCGTGACTTCTCTCTCACCACGTACCTGCTTCCTACCGTCACCACGAGCTCGCTTCCCGAGGGCCGCGGCGGCCAATCCTACTCCGCCTCGCTGCTTGCCTCCGGCGGCAAGGGGCAGCTCACCTGGAGCATCGCCTCCGGCTCGCTTCCGATGGGGCTCGACCTGACCTCGACAGGCTCCATCAGCGGCATCCCCACGAGCGGCACCTCGTCGTTCACCGCGCGCGTCACCGACGTCAATGGCCGCTTCGCGGAGCGCTCCTTCACGCTGACCGTCTACCTCCCTCCGCTCGTGACGACGACGTCACTTCCCGATGCCGTCAAAAGTCAGCCCTACAGCACCACGCTCACCGCCACCAACGGCCGCGCTCCGCTGACGTGGAGCTTCACCGGCTCGCTGCCCGCCGGACTGTCGCTGTCCTCCTCCGGCATCCTCTCCGGCACGCCCACCTCGACTGGCTCGTCGAGCTTCAGCGTCACCGTGAAGGATGCCGACGGCGTCACGGACTCGCGCTCGCTGTCGCTCACCGTGCGCGCCACGAGCTCCCTGCTCACCGTGGGCCAGTGGAACATCGAGTGGTTCGGCGCTCCCAACCAGGGGCCTCCGAACTCCACCTCCGATGGCGGCGTCACCGATGACCTGCAGGTGTCCTATGCGCGCGAGGTCCTCGGCGACGCGGGCGTCAACGTGTGGGGGCTCGTGGAGATGGTGGACACCGCGGACTTCGCCACCATCAAGGCGCAGCTTCCCGGGTACAGCGGCTTCCTCGCCAATGACGTGTCCTATGTCCCTGGCGGCTCCTCCTGGTACAGCGCCGGTGAGCAGAAGCCCGGCGTCCTCTACGACAGCTCCCTCACGTACCACTCCGCCCAGCTCATCCTCACCTCACAGGCCGCTGACTTCGGAGGCCGGCCTCCCCTGCGCGTGGACTTCACCGTCCGCGTCAACGGCTCGGACGTTCCTCTCACCGTCATCGTCCTCCACATGAAGGCGTTCGATGACGAGGTCTCCTACGGGCAGCGACAACGCGCCGGAACCGCGCTCAAGAGCTACCTCGACACCGTCATGCCCACGGACCGCGTGCTCGTCATCGGCGACTGGAACGATGACGTCGACCGCTCCATCACCCGCGTCGATGGCGGCTACCTCGCAAGCCCCTTCGAGCCCTTCGTGCTCGACTCGTCCCACTACACCTTCATCACCCAGCCGCTGTCGCTCGCGGGCGAGCGCACCACCGTCGAGTACCGCGACGCCATCGACCACACGCTCGCCACCAACGAGATGGCCGCGAACTACCTCTCCGGCACCGTGCGAGTGCTGCGCCCCGACGTCTGGATTCCCGACTACGTCAACACCGTCAGCGACCACTACCCCGTCATCAGCCGGTATGACCTCGGTGGCGGTGGCTCGCCGCCTTCCGAGCCCGTGCTGTTCCTCAACGAGGTCCTCGCCAACGAGCCCTCCATCGACGGCGGCGTCGGCGACCCGCATTACGAGTTCATCGAGGTGCTCAACGTCGGCGCCACCAGCGCGGACCTGTCCGGCTGGAGCCTGTGGGACTCGGCCGTCATGCGGCACGTGTTCCCCTCGGGGACGTCGCTCGCTCCGGGCCGTGCCTTTGTCGTGTATGGCGGCCCCCGGGCCTTCCCCGCCGGCGCGCCCAACACGCAGGCCGCGTCCACGGGACAGCTCGGTCTCAACAACGATGGTGACACCGCCAGCCTCCGCGCTCCCGATGGCGGCATCGTGGACCTGGTGAGCTACACCAGCACCGTCGACAACGTGTCCATCAACCGCGCTCCGGACGGCGTGCCCGATGCGGGCTTCGTGCTCCACAACACGCTCAATCCGGGACTCGGCTCCTCCGCGGGCCGGCGCGCAGACGGGGGCGCGTTCTAA
- a CDS encoding Ig-like domain-containing protein: MLRRNWLPALLTAVLVTVGTGCGDECVDAFDCRADNGQADPGNEWTCNDGKCEQHAITQPTPTDAGTDAGTGTDAGTDAGTGTDAGTDAGTGTDAGTDAGTDAGTDAGVVKACTDTAQGAGQDQGCTAAAPVCDTANDKCVVCLAGTGTGPATGCAAAAPICDTAANGGAGQCKVCLDSATGSGQDQGCASPTNICDTAAANGAGECKVCTTTGGTAVGCQGSQTCNAAGTACEGCADNTSCAAETPVCRTDTQPTVCVECTTDSADRCDASKPSCNSNFCGCASDTQCQTTASSNRDFCDTTANNGRGVCEVCVTDANCVSVDATKPFCNNRTACVQCISNANCSLTQVCNASNTCENSSVSTTPAQTTDQIKAFQAATAGTVDLPITGAFVTFIKPAVSGSSEVGGYFLQAESGGPAMFVSDAATLSQVAVGDRVSLTVTMKTVTTGMRIASAVSNFTKISQGHPVQNLASATPAGLKVNQSSTDAASLVSTLNTLESTLLSMTGKLASGSSTAGGGVYSSFQITTAGIQTAAATVVLRVPDAVIAELDMSQGCNFTLNAGPMWRFTNGTTDTAQPSAFTATDISVSNCPGPKLVSAAARSLTEVVLTFDRGISAASITNAATQFTLTGGLTVSAAQVNGKQVTLTTSTQAPGTSYTVTVASSVTDKAGTPVVTASNSATFKGYRTLAVLRINEVQPSMPNSGDLVELLVVSAGTTADLVLQQDLATLLTTLPDVSVAAGDIIVVHLNPGTSTTIKAETTSKNEFPASQFADNYDTAWDFLGTTTTGITLSHRLLIIKDPSGAIQDGVAFVKSDLTGTQPGGYPGNLQALQAAGQWLPADCGGGLCTYSSSPTAIEVGADWKGIVASNATKTSNTIRRVSASDTNTKADWAVGAQSLGAPNP, from the coding sequence ATGCTGAGACGGAACTGGCTTCCGGCTCTTTTGACTGCCGTGTTGGTCACGGTGGGCACGGGCTGTGGCGACGAGTGCGTAGACGCGTTTGACTGTCGCGCTGACAACGGGCAGGCGGACCCGGGCAACGAGTGGACCTGCAATGATGGCAAGTGCGAGCAGCACGCCATCACCCAGCCGACCCCGACGGATGCGGGTACCGACGCGGGCACCGGTACGGACGCGGGCACTGACGCGGGCACCGGTACCGACGCAGGCACTGACGCGGGCACCGGTACGGACGCGGGCACGGATGCCGGTACGGACGCTGGCACCGACGCAGGCGTGGTGAAGGCCTGCACGGACACCGCCCAGGGCGCGGGCCAGGACCAGGGCTGCACCGCTGCGGCGCCTGTCTGCGATACGGCGAATGACAAGTGCGTGGTGTGCCTCGCGGGCACCGGTACGGGCCCGGCGACGGGCTGCGCGGCCGCGGCGCCCATCTGCGACACCGCCGCGAACGGTGGCGCCGGCCAGTGCAAGGTCTGCCTCGACTCCGCGACGGGCTCTGGGCAGGATCAGGGCTGCGCTTCGCCCACGAACATCTGCGACACCGCCGCCGCCAATGGCGCGGGTGAGTGCAAGGTCTGCACGACGACAGGTGGCACCGCCGTCGGCTGCCAGGGCAGCCAGACCTGCAACGCGGCCGGCACGGCCTGCGAAGGCTGCGCGGACAACACCTCATGCGCCGCCGAGACCCCGGTCTGCCGCACGGACACCCAGCCGACCGTGTGCGTCGAGTGCACCACCGACAGCGCGGACCGCTGCGATGCGAGCAAGCCGTCCTGCAACAGCAACTTCTGCGGCTGCGCCTCGGACACTCAGTGCCAGACCACGGCGTCCAGCAACCGTGACTTCTGCGACACCACGGCCAACAACGGCCGTGGCGTGTGCGAGGTGTGCGTGACGGATGCCAACTGCGTTTCTGTCGATGCGACCAAGCCTTTCTGCAACAACCGCACGGCCTGCGTGCAGTGCATCAGCAATGCGAACTGCTCGCTGACCCAGGTGTGCAACGCCTCGAACACCTGTGAGAACTCGAGCGTTTCCACGACCCCTGCGCAGACCACCGATCAGATCAAGGCCTTCCAGGCGGCCACTGCCGGCACGGTTGACCTGCCCATCACTGGCGCGTTCGTCACCTTCATCAAGCCCGCCGTGTCGGGAAGCTCGGAGGTTGGCGGCTACTTCCTCCAGGCCGAGTCCGGCGGCCCCGCCATGTTCGTGTCCGACGCCGCGACCCTGAGCCAGGTCGCTGTGGGAGACCGGGTGAGCCTGACCGTCACCATGAAGACGGTCACCACCGGGATGCGGATTGCCAGCGCTGTCAGCAACTTCACCAAGATCAGCCAGGGCCACCCGGTTCAGAATCTCGCCAGCGCAACCCCGGCGGGTCTGAAGGTCAACCAGTCCTCGACGGATGCAGCCTCCCTGGTTTCCACCTTGAACACCCTGGAGTCCACGCTCCTCTCCATGACCGGCAAGCTTGCTTCGGGCTCTTCTACTGCCGGAGGCGGTGTCTACTCCTCCTTCCAGATCACCACGGCTGGAATCCAGACCGCGGCGGCTACCGTCGTCCTGCGTGTTCCCGATGCCGTGATTGCCGAGCTGGACATGAGCCAGGGCTGCAATTTCACGCTCAACGCCGGTCCCATGTGGCGGTTCACCAACGGCACCACCGATACCGCGCAGCCGTCGGCGTTCACCGCCACTGACATCTCTGTCTCCAACTGCCCCGGCCCCAAGCTTGTGTCTGCCGCTGCCAGGTCGCTCACCGAGGTCGTGCTGACGTTCGACCGCGGTATTTCCGCGGCGAGCATCACCAACGCGGCGACTCAGTTCACCCTCACGGGCGGGCTTACGGTCTCGGCTGCTCAGGTCAACGGCAAGCAGGTGACGCTGACCACCAGCACCCAGGCGCCGGGGACGAGCTACACCGTCACCGTTGCTTCGAGCGTGACGGATAAGGCGGGGACTCCGGTTGTGACTGCGAGCAACTCGGCGACCTTCAAGGGCTATCGCACGTTGGCGGTCCTGCGCATCAACGAGGTCCAGCCCAGCATGCCGAATAGCGGCGATCTGGTTGAGCTTCTGGTGGTCAGTGCCGGCACGACGGCGGACTTGGTGCTGCAGCAGGATCTCGCGACGCTCCTGACTACGCTCCCGGATGTGTCCGTGGCTGCGGGCGATATCATCGTCGTGCACCTCAATCCTGGCACCAGCACTACGATCAAGGCAGAGACCACGTCCAAGAACGAGTTCCCGGCCAGCCAGTTTGCTGACAACTACGACACGGCGTGGGACTTCTTGGGTACTACTACGACCGGCATCACCCTGTCGCACCGCCTCCTGATCATCAAGGACCCGTCCGGAGCCATTCAGGACGGAGTGGCGTTCGTCAAGTCTGACCTGACTGGAACTCAGCCAGGTGGATACCCGGGCAACCTCCAGGCGCTCCAGGCGGCTGGACAGTGGCTGCCGGCGGACTGCGGTGGAGGCCTCTGCACGTACTCTTCGTCTCCTACCGCCATCGAAGTCGGGGCTGATTGGAAGGGAATCGTCGCTTCCAATGCGACAAAGACGAGCAACACGATCCGCCGTGTCTCTGCATCGGACACCAACACCAAGGCGGACTGGGCGGTCGGTGCGCAGTCGCTGGGCGCTCCCAACCCGTAG
- a CDS encoding IgA Peptidase M64 has product MMRALLVLLLATSASAAAPRTFRVDYFHTGNATEERFSFDRAVVEPLPWPGHPARAIDETNLGKYLFEVRDRDTNRLLFSRGFASIYGEWEVTTEAKNLHRTFHESLRFPAPEKPVQVLLKKRDAQNAFREVWSLVVDPKDMLVDASSPPAPGPLLKLVENGPSADKVDLLILGDGYTEAERPKFEKDARRMADILFTFSPFKERKADFNVWGLMPAAAQSGISRPSTGIHRRTPLGTTYDAFRSERYVLTFDNKAFREAAAFAPYEFVEILANGNTYGGGGIFGLYGTVAADSLWAPYVFVHEFGHHFAGLADEYYTSESVYAPAEERLEPWEKNVTALHDPEELKWKHLVKPGTPIPTPWDKEAYESHSNTVQKQRRQIRAQRKPESEMDALFVAQRDWEEKFLSSQKYSGKVGAFEGAMYDAHGYYRPQLDCVMFTRDKVPFCAVCQSAISEVIDLYAGPAAKAPRASP; this is encoded by the coding sequence ATGATGCGTGCCCTCCTTGTCCTGCTGTTGGCCACGAGCGCCTCTGCCGCGGCCCCTCGCACCTTCCGCGTCGACTACTTCCACACCGGCAACGCCACCGAGGAGCGCTTCAGCTTCGACCGGGCCGTCGTCGAGCCGCTGCCCTGGCCCGGCCACCCGGCGCGCGCCATCGACGAGACGAACCTCGGCAAGTACCTCTTCGAGGTGCGTGACAGGGACACCAACCGCCTCCTGTTCTCCCGCGGCTTCGCCTCCATCTACGGCGAGTGGGAGGTCACCACCGAGGCGAAGAACCTGCACCGCACCTTCCACGAATCGCTGCGCTTCCCCGCGCCCGAGAAGCCCGTCCAGGTGCTCCTCAAGAAGCGCGACGCGCAGAATGCCTTCCGCGAGGTGTGGTCGCTCGTGGTGGACCCGAAGGACATGCTCGTGGACGCGTCCTCGCCGCCCGCGCCCGGGCCGCTGCTGAAGCTGGTGGAGAACGGGCCGTCCGCGGACAAGGTGGACCTGCTCATCCTCGGCGACGGCTACACCGAGGCCGAGCGCCCCAAGTTCGAGAAGGACGCCCGCCGCATGGCGGACATCCTCTTCACCTTCTCGCCCTTCAAGGAGCGCAAGGCGGACTTCAACGTCTGGGGGCTCATGCCCGCCGCCGCGCAGTCCGGCATCTCCCGGCCGTCCACCGGCATCCACCGGCGCACTCCCCTGGGCACCACGTATGACGCCTTCCGCAGCGAGCGCTACGTCCTCACCTTCGACAACAAGGCCTTCCGTGAGGCGGCCGCCTTCGCGCCCTATGAGTTCGTGGAAATCCTGGCCAATGGCAACACCTACGGCGGCGGAGGCATCTTCGGCCTCTATGGCACCGTGGCCGCCGACAGCCTCTGGGCGCCGTATGTCTTCGTCCACGAGTTCGGCCACCACTTCGCCGGCCTGGCCGATGAGTACTACACCTCCGAGTCCGTCTACGCGCCCGCCGAGGAGCGGCTGGAGCCCTGGGAGAAGAATGTCACCGCGCTCCATGACCCGGAGGAGCTCAAGTGGAAGCACCTGGTGAAGCCGGGCACGCCAATCCCTACGCCTTGGGACAAGGAGGCCTACGAGAGCCACTCCAACACCGTGCAGAAGCAGCGGCGGCAGATTCGCGCCCAGCGCAAGCCGGAGTCCGAGATGGATGCCCTCTTCGTGGCCCAGCGGGACTGGGAGGAGAAGTTCCTGTCGTCCCAGAAGTACTCCGGCAAGGTGGGCGCCTTCGAAGGCGCCATGTACGACGCACATGGGTATTACCGACCCCAGCTTGACTGCGTCATGTTCACCCGCGACAAAGTGCCATTCTGCGCGGTGTGCCAGAGCGCGATCTCAGAGGTCATCGACCTCTACGCGGGTCCGGCGGCGAAGGCTCCACGGGCGAGTCCTTGA
- a CDS encoding PEGA domain-containing protein — translation MVVASGDCTDAELGGQTKAFLDTLTSRPEQDVLTATEFGERLFPQSTRSFEDLQRQLEAAQDHFYEGRNGKADQALNEALQQIIRLPVGEPRWKLFVDAQLLQALNYRAMGKAKESDNAFRNVLRLQPDYELDPDMFAPSVRQGFDKLRRELAKARKVKLSVKSTQPASEVYLDGLKMGQTPLTLEVAAGTYDITLVKGTTTSFPRQVQVQGTDMPLLIDVAYEGSVSASPFPCLASREGNDERTLSHSIRLGGTLGVEEVIVVRLERPSSGPKWFAATVLNVEGGQKLREGGFKTQGLDTPAEALSALVDFVTTGRSPSNLVVMNANGKAPWEQPGTTDKDKSSGSQGGMDVSAPDLLADGTEGTAAPRSTSGLRTASYVALGVGVAALGGAGVVRLMAQKDLDALEKRLNNGRILSTDKESLALRDSLAQKGNVLTGLLVGGGAAVATGAVLYLLSPSSTTPPPVSVGVALDGEGASAMLSGSF, via the coding sequence ATGGTGGTGGCTAGCGGCGACTGCACCGACGCGGAGCTGGGCGGCCAGACCAAGGCCTTCCTGGACACGCTCACGTCCCGCCCCGAGCAGGACGTGCTGACCGCCACCGAGTTCGGTGAGCGCCTCTTCCCGCAGTCCACCCGGAGCTTCGAGGACCTCCAGCGCCAGCTCGAAGCCGCCCAGGACCACTTCTACGAGGGCCGCAACGGCAAGGCCGACCAGGCCCTCAACGAGGCCCTCCAGCAAATCATCCGCCTCCCCGTGGGCGAGCCGCGCTGGAAGCTCTTCGTGGATGCCCAGCTCCTCCAGGCCCTGAACTACCGCGCCATGGGCAAGGCCAAGGAGAGCGACAACGCCTTCCGCAACGTCCTCCGCCTCCAGCCCGACTACGAGCTCGACCCGGACATGTTCGCCCCCTCTGTCCGACAGGGCTTCGACAAGCTCCGCCGTGAGCTGGCCAAGGCACGCAAAGTGAAGCTGTCCGTGAAGTCCACGCAGCCCGCCTCGGAAGTGTACCTGGATGGCCTCAAGATGGGTCAGACGCCGCTGACGTTGGAGGTGGCCGCCGGCACCTATGACATCACCCTGGTGAAGGGCACCACCACGAGCTTCCCTCGCCAGGTCCAGGTGCAGGGCACGGACATGCCGCTGCTCATCGACGTGGCCTACGAAGGCTCCGTCTCCGCCAGCCCCTTCCCCTGCCTTGCGTCCCGGGAAGGCAATGACGAGCGGACGCTCAGCCACTCCATCCGCCTGGGCGGCACGCTCGGCGTGGAGGAGGTCATCGTCGTCCGCCTCGAGCGCCCGAGCAGCGGGCCGAAGTGGTTCGCCGCCACCGTGCTCAACGTCGAGGGGGGCCAGAAGCTGCGCGAGGGCGGCTTCAAGACGCAGGGCCTGGACACGCCCGCCGAGGCGCTCTCCGCCCTGGTGGACTTCGTCACCACCGGTCGCTCCCCGTCCAACCTCGTGGTGATGAATGCCAACGGCAAGGCACCCTGGGAGCAGCCGGGCACCACGGACAAGGACAAGTCGAGCGGCTCGCAGGGAGGCATGGACGTGAGCGCGCCCGATCTGCTGGCGGACGGCACCGAAGGTACGGCGGCTCCGCGCTCCACCTCGGGACTGCGCACGGCGTCGTACGTGGCGCTCGGCGTGGGCGTGGCCGCGCTGGGCGGCGCGGGCGTGGTGCGGCTCATGGCGCAGAAGGACCTGGATGCCCTGGAGAAGCGGCTCAACAACGGCCGCATCCTCTCCACCGACAAGGAGTCACTGGCGCTGCGGGACTCGCTGGCCCAGAAGGGCAATGTCCTCACGGGGCTGCTCGTCGGCGGCGGAGCGGCGGTGGCCACGGGCGCCGTTCTGTATCTGCTGTCTCCGTCCTCCACGACGCCGCCTCCGGTGTCCGTGGGCGTTGCCCTGGATGGAGAAGGCGCGTCGGCCATGCTGTCCGGCTCGTTCTGA